Proteins encoded by one window of Candidatus Neomarinimicrobiota bacterium:
- a CDS encoding sugar phosphate isomerase/epimerase, which produces MTRPITLFTGQFADVPLKELAKKAADWGYDGLELACWGDHLEVEKAAADVDYCKRQLEILRENNLKLYAISNHLAGQLVCDPNNDGRSDALAPKAYAGDPEKKRQWAVETMKKTAKAAQNLGIGTVNGFTGSSIWHLIYSFPPLEENTIGEGFSFFAKMWNPILDVFEECGVRFALEVHPTEIAFDIITARRALESLENRKSFGFNFDPSHFHWQMIDPLFFLSEFPDRIYHVHLKDAELQLNGRTSILGSHLNFGDPNRGWDFRSLGRGSINFEEIIRRLNSLGYSGPLSVEWEDSGMDREHGAREACEFAREIDFTPSAVAFDASFERS; this is translated from the coding sequence ATGACTAGACCCATAACCCTTTTCACGGGGCAGTTTGCAGATGTACCGCTGAAGGAGTTAGCGAAAAAGGCGGCAGATTGGGGATATGATGGTCTGGAACTGGCATGCTGGGGAGACCATCTGGAAGTGGAAAAGGCAGCAGCGGATGTGGATTACTGCAAAAGGCAACTCGAAATACTGAGGGAAAACAATCTGAAGCTTTATGCCATCAGTAACCATCTTGCGGGACAGTTGGTCTGTGACCCGAACAACGACGGTCGGTCCGACGCCCTCGCGCCGAAGGCGTATGCAGGAGATCCTGAGAAAAAGCGGCAGTGGGCCGTTGAAACAATGAAGAAGACAGCCAAGGCTGCCCAAAACCTCGGAATCGGGACGGTCAACGGTTTCACCGGATCTTCCATCTGGCATCTGATCTACTCTTTTCCCCCTCTGGAGGAGAACACGATTGGGGAGGGATTTTCATTTTTCGCGAAGATGTGGAATCCTATACTCGATGTATTTGAGGAATGTGGTGTGCGGTTCGCCCTGGAAGTTCACCCAACTGAGATCGCCTTTGACATAATTACGGCACGTAGAGCCCTGGAGTCCCTGGAGAACCGCAAATCCTTTGGATTCAACTTCGATCCGAGTCACTTCCACTGGCAAATGATCGACCCTCTCTTCTTTCTCTCGGAATTTCCCGATAGGATTTATCATGTTCATCTGAAGGACGCGGAACTGCAACTGAACGGCAGAACGAGTATTCTCGGATCGCACCTGAATTTCGGTGATCCCAATAGGGGCTGGGATTTTCGCTCCCTGGGTCGCGGCAGCATCAATTTCGAAGAAATTATACGTAGACTCAACAGCCTGGGATATTCAGGACCGCTCTCCGTGGAATGGGAAGACAGCGGGATGGACCGTGAGCACGGGGCCAGAGAGGCGTGTGAATTTGCCAGAGAAATCGACTTCACTCCCTCTGCGGTTGCATTTGACGCATCTTTTGAGCGATCGTGA